In Candidatus Epulonipiscium sp., a single genomic region encodes these proteins:
- a CDS encoding NCS2 family permease has product MAQSKAKKGPQSNGLLEKVFKLSQHNTDVKTEVLAGITTFMTMAYILVVNPDILSTTGMEKGAVLTATALGAALGTLMMALLANYPFALAPGMGLNAFFAFSVASVYGWEMALTAILIEGIVFILLSLVNVREAIFDAIPQNMKYAVSVGIGLFITFIGFQNAGIIVSEQATLVTLGNVKSITVVLALVGLILTATLVIKKVKGALLWGILGTYVLGLVCQLTGLYVVNPEIGMFSLIPEGIISAPPSVAPTFAKFSFSKVITLDFIVVIFSFLFVDIFDTIGTLIGVSSKAGFLDKDGKLPKVKEALLADAIGTVGGAILGTSTVTTYVESASGVADGGRTGLTSLTTAVLFAVALIFTPIIMVIPSFATAPVLIIVGLFMMESVTKINFTDYTEGLPAFLTIIMMPLAYSISEGLVFGVISYVLLKLITGKGKNVHMVMYIIAALFILKYIF; this is encoded by the coding sequence ATGGCACAATCAAAAGCAAAAAAGGGGCCTCAAAGCAATGGTTTATTAGAAAAGGTATTCAAGTTAAGTCAGCACAACACAGATGTAAAAACGGAAGTTCTTGCTGGGATTACAACATTTATGACCATGGCATATATCTTAGTGGTTAACCCTGATATTTTAAGCACAACAGGAATGGAAAAGGGAGCTGTTTTAACAGCAACAGCCCTAGGAGCAGCCCTAGGTACCCTTATGATGGCGTTACTTGCAAACTATCCGTTTGCCCTGGCACCGGGGATGGGACTTAATGCTTTCTTTGCCTTTAGTGTTGCCTCGGTTTATGGTTGGGAAATGGCACTAACAGCAATACTTATCGAAGGGATTGTATTCATTCTTTTGAGCCTTGTTAATGTTCGTGAAGCCATTTTTGATGCTATTCCTCAAAATATGAAATATGCAGTAAGTGTTGGGATAGGATTATTTATTACCTTTATAGGTTTTCAAAATGCAGGTATTATCGTATCAGAACAGGCAACTCTTGTTACCTTGGGAAATGTTAAAAGCATTACTGTGGTATTGGCTTTAGTTGGGCTTATTTTAACTGCCACATTAGTAATCAAAAAAGTAAAAGGGGCTCTGCTTTGGGGAATACTTGGCACTTATGTTCTTGGATTGGTTTGCCAACTTACAGGATTGTATGTTGTAAACCCTGAAATTGGTATGTTTAGTTTGATTCCTGAAGGAATTATATCTGCACCGCCAAGTGTAGCACCGACCTTTGCTAAGTTTTCTTTTTCTAAAGTGATTACATTGGATTTTATAGTTGTTATTTTTTCTTTTCTGTTTGTAGATATATTTGATACCATTGGAACTTTAATAGGGGTATCTAGTAAAGCAGGATTTTTGGACAAAGATGGAAAGCTGCCGAAAGTAAAAGAAGCCCTTCTTGCAGATGCTATTGGTACAGTAGGAGGAGCTATCCTTGGTACTTCCACTGTTACAACTTATGTAGAAAGTGCTTCTGGGGTTGCTGATGGCGGTAGGACCGGATTAACTTCCCTAACCACCGCGGTATTATTTGCAGTTGCTTTAATCTTTACACCAATTATAATGGTCATTCCTTCCTTTGCAACAGCACCGGTACTGATTATTGTAGGGCTGTTTATGATGGAATCTGTAACTAAAATTAATTTTACAGATTACACAGAGGGACTTCCAGCATTTTTAACAATCATCATGATGCCTTTAGCTTATAGTATTTCTGAAGGTTTAGTTTTTGGAGTAATATCTTATGTACTTCTTAAACTTATCACTGGTAAGGGTAAAAATGTTCATATGGTAATGTACATTATAGCAGCTTTGTTTATTTTAAAATATATTTTCTAA
- the deoC gene encoding deoxyribose-phosphate aldolase has product MINEKLATMIDHTMLRPDTREEDIKKLCKEAIEYGFATVCVNPCYVPMAKHLLQDSDIGITTVIGFPLGAMITGMKALEAKDAVENGATDVDMVINIGALKDKKYDFVRDDIKAVVHAVKDRAIVKVIIETSLLTDGEKQKACLLAKEAGADFVKTSTGFLGGGAIRDDIVLMRKTVGDTMGVKASGGIKTKEDAEALIRAGANRIGASASVDIAKGKSQGAIINAEH; this is encoded by the coding sequence ATGATAAATGAAAAGTTAGCTACAATGATTGACCATACAATGTTAAGGCCAGATACTAGGGAAGAGGACATTAAGAAATTATGTAAGGAGGCTATTGAATATGGATTTGCTACAGTTTGTGTAAATCCTTGTTACGTTCCCATGGCAAAGCATTTACTTCAAGATAGTGACATAGGCATAACCACAGTAATAGGATTTCCCTTAGGGGCTATGATTACTGGTATGAAGGCATTGGAAGCTAAGGATGCTGTAGAAAATGGGGCTACAGATGTAGATATGGTAATAAATATAGGGGCCCTAAAGGATAAGAAATATGACTTTGTAAGAGATGATATTAAGGCTGTAGTTCATGCTGTTAAGGATAGAGCCATAGTAAAAGTTATTATAGAAACCTCTCTTTTAACCGATGGGGAAAAGCAAAAGGCTTGTCTATTAGCCAAAGAAGCAGGAGCGGATTTTGTAAAAACTTCCACGGGTTTTTTAGGGGGAGGCGCTATAAGAGATGATATAGTATTAATGAGAAAGACCGTAGGGGATACCATGGGGGTTAAGGCCTCAGGAGGAATAAAGACTAAAGAAGATGCCGAAGCCCTAATAAGGGCAGGGGCAAACCGAATAGGTGCCTCCGCATCTGTAGATATTGCAAAAGGTAAATCTCAGGGTGCTATCATTAATGCCGAACATTAA
- a CDS encoding glycine betaine ABC transporter substrate-binding protein, protein MKLKKFLGIMVSISLLMGVVGCANTENTLGATENKSVINLGVTPYPHIDLITEILELSLGELGYETERVEGDVGFMYLGMSQGDIDIYPDGWLPILHGNYIDKYGDRLEVGNTIYEQVTMGIVVPTYVDINSIQELKDNAEIFDNKIVGIEPSAGIMLTASETIDAYGMDNIELLEGSTPAMLAEVDNAVRAEEPIAFLGWRPHIMFSEYDLKVLEDDMDIWDFDDVRSVMNPELKEKSPEAYELIQNFKISIDDIEDILFKLEQGENSLEELSAEWLANNRGFLDEILEQGVASK, encoded by the coding sequence ATGAAGTTAAAAAAATTTTTAGGGATAATGGTATCTATATCATTGCTTATGGGGGTTGTAGGATGTGCAAATACCGAAAATACATTAGGTGCAACTGAAAATAAAAGTGTAATTAATCTAGGTGTTACACCCTACCCACATATAGACCTTATAACTGAAATACTTGAATTATCCTTAGGAGAGTTAGGTTATGAAACAGAAAGAGTTGAAGGTGATGTAGGTTTTATGTATCTAGGAATGTCCCAAGGCGATATAGATATCTATCCAGATGGATGGTTACCAATTTTACACGGTAACTATATCGATAAATACGGCGATAGACTAGAAGTCGGTAACACGATATATGAACAAGTTACCATGGGAATAGTTGTTCCTACCTATGTGGATATTAACTCCATCCAAGAACTTAAGGATAATGCAGAAATATTTGATAATAAAATAGTTGGTATCGAACCTAGCGCTGGTATCATGTTAACAGCTTCAGAAACAATAGATGCTTATGGAATGGATAATATCGAATTATTAGAAGGAAGTACCCCTGCTATGCTAGCAGAAGTAGATAATGCTGTTAGAGCAGAAGAACCTATAGCATTTTTGGGTTGGAGACCCCATATTATGTTTTCTGAATATGACCTTAAGGTATTAGAAGATGATATGGATATTTGGGATTTTGATGATGTTCGTTCCGTTATGAACCCAGAACTAAAAGAAAAATCACCAGAGGCATATGAACTTATACAAAATTTCAAAATTAGTATAGATGATATAGAAGACATATTATTTAAACTAGAACAAGGTGAAAACTCCTTAGAAGAATTAT